A genomic region of Magnolia sinica isolate HGM2019 chromosome 6, MsV1, whole genome shotgun sequence contains the following coding sequences:
- the LOC131249925 gene encoding E3 ubiquitin-protein ligase PUB23-like, producing the protein MDGPDIPSFFICPISLQIMKDPVTLSTGITYDRESIDRWLFRYKHNTCPVTKQPLDNHTLTPNSTLLRLIQSWHLLKSSKLILAVDPPRPTFDLSHLHDLINKVREPESQIKSLRSIKLLIQENENNRRYVEESGIPSLIASLVTETSPQEISHLNGNSTTIEEFMNVLFHLRLSPETLEKIVEDNNGKIIRSLSSILQLGSFQARIHAALLLKSIFKVIGENYKMELHSDLFDGIVEILKDQNSKRATTATLSILILVTPFGRNRIRAIEAGIVPVLVELLAETDERRSCESMLVVLEILCGWSDGRSAFVAHPASVAAVSSKILRVSQLANERAVKVLLLVCRYCMGGEILKEMVEVGGVTKLCMVVQGACSRKAKEKAKEILGLHFRTWNKSPCFRSCLLP; encoded by the coding sequence atggatggtcctgataTTCCTTCTTTCTTCATCTGCCCCATCTCTCTCCAGATCATGAAGGACCCAGTCACCCTCTCAACAGGCATAACGTACGATCGAGAGAGCATCGACCGTTGGCTCTTCCGATACAAACACAACACATGCCCCGTTACGAAGCAGCCCCTCGACAACCACACCCTCACCCCAAACTCCACCCTCCTCCGCCTCATCCAATCATGGCACCTCCTCAAGTCATCAAAACTCATCCTAGCCGTCGATCCACCGAGACCCACCTTCGATCTTTCTCACcttcacgatctcatcaacaaggTAAGAGAACCTGAATCACAAATCAAATCACTCCGTAGTATCAAACTCCTAATCCAAGAGAACGAAAACAACAGGCGATACGTGGAAGAATCCGGTATCCCTTCTCTCATAGCATCTCTAGTAACTGAAACATCTCCACAAGAGATTTCGCATCTTAATGGAAATTCAACCACCATTGAAGAATTCATGAACGTATTATTCCATCTCAGGCTATCGCCTGAGACGTTGGAGAAGATCGTGGAAGATAACAATGGTAAGATCATCAGATCTTTATCTAGTATACTCCAACTAGGAAGCTTCCAAGCTAGAATTCATGCAGCCCTTCTTCTCAAATCCATCTTCAAGGTAATAGGTGAAAACTACAAGATGGAATTGCACTCTGATCTTTTCGACGGCATTGTCGAGATATTAAAAGATCAGAACTCGAAACGGGCTACAACGGCTACACTATCGATTCTAATATTGGTAACACCATTTGGTAGGAACAGGATAAGGGCGATCGAAGCGGGTATTGTACCAGTGCTAGTAGAGCTACTTGCAGAGACCGACGAAAGGCGGAGCTGTGAGAGTATGTTGGTGGTGCTGGAGATATTGTGTGGGTGGTCTGATGGGCGATcagcatttgtggcccacccagcaAGCGTGGCCGCGGTGTCATCGAAGATCCTGCGGGTGTCGCAGCTGGCCAATGAGAGAGCTGTGAAGGTGCTGCTACTGGTGTGTAGGTATTGTATGGGAGGAGAGATTTTGAAGGAGATGGTGGAGGTTGGTGGGGTTACTAAGCTGTGCATGGTTGTACAGGGTGCATGCAGTAGGAAGGCAAAGGAGAAAGCTAAGGAGATTTTAGGGTTGCATTTCAGGACGTGGAATAAATCACCTTGCTTCCGTTCATGCCTGTTACCATGA